In Nicotiana tabacum cultivar K326 chromosome 2, ASM71507v2, whole genome shotgun sequence, the following proteins share a genomic window:
- the LOC142166288 gene encoding putative mitochondrial protein AtMg00240 gives MTQRKFTNDLLKEYNYLGYTTVSSPLDSTIKLKAGEGSLLLYPMYYRKLVEKLNFLTNTKLDIAYNVQHLSRFMKAPREPHLKAVWHVLRYLKQDPRLGIFLSKDPNYGLKAYCDSDWASCPDSRKSVSGYIVLLGDSPIS, from the coding sequence ATGACTCAAAGGAAGTTCACTAATGATTTGCTGAAGGAGTATAACTACTTAGGCTACACTACTGTATCATCTCCTCTTGATTCCACAATCAAGTTGAAGGCTGGAGAAGGATCCTTACTCTTATACCCAATGTACTATAGAAAATTGGTTGAAAAGCTCAATTTCCTCACTAATACAAAATTGGACATAGCATACAATGTCCAACACCTGAGTCGGTTTATGAAAGCCCCAAGGGAGCCACATCTGAAGGCTGTTTGGCATGTCCTGAGATACCTGAAACAAGATCCTAGATTGGGAATCTTTCTATCCAAGGATCCCAATTATGGACTAAAGGCTTATTGTGATTCAGACTGGGCATCTTGCCCTGACTCAAGGAAGTCAGTCAGTGGCTATATTGTCTTACTTGGTGATAGCCCTATTAGCTGA